From the Gemmatimonadota bacterium genome, one window contains:
- the xylB gene encoding xylulokinase has product MRHLIGIDIGTSGIKTIIVDERGGLAARAFEEIPLHTPRPNWAEQDPADWWRAASNTVREAMSAAGVAAESIAGIGLSGQMHSSVMLDERDEVLRPSILWCDTRTSEQCRWITAQAGEENLVDWVSNPALEGFTAPKLIWVRDHEPNVYDRIRRVMLPKDYIRFRMTGEYAMEVSDAAGTLLFDVRERRWSGAMLDAIGLPAEFLPPTFESIDVCGRVTEEVAADMGLKPGTPVVGGGADNTCGAVGAGIVRSGRILASLGTSGVVFAHTDDVRVDPELRVHTFCHSVPDKWYLMGVTLFAGGAFQWLRNTLCEVEVSAARMLDTDPYELLTAQAARAPAGSEGLVFLPYLMGERTPHKDANARGAFIGITGRHGRPHMIRSVMEGVTFALRDSMEIMRELGLSVGQVRSTGGGARSDLWRQIQADVYGAEVVTVNAEEGPAFGAAILAAVGTGVYDTVEEAADDLVDVVSRTEPDPETSERYEECYGIFKSMYPSLKPGFDALGGMVSKQT; this is encoded by the coding sequence ATGAGACACCTGATCGGCATCGATATCGGCACCTCGGGCATCAAGACCATCATCGTCGACGAACGGGGCGGGCTGGCGGCCCGGGCCTTCGAGGAGATCCCCCTGCACACGCCCCGTCCCAACTGGGCCGAACAGGATCCGGCGGACTGGTGGCGCGCGGCATCGAATACGGTGCGCGAAGCCATGAGCGCCGCCGGCGTAGCGGCCGAATCCATCGCCGGGATCGGCCTTTCGGGACAGATGCACAGTTCGGTCATGCTCGACGAGCGGGACGAGGTGCTCCGGCCTTCCATCCTGTGGTGCGATACGCGGACGTCCGAGCAGTGCCGCTGGATCACGGCACAGGCGGGCGAGGAGAACCTGGTGGACTGGGTGTCCAATCCCGCCCTCGAAGGCTTCACCGCGCCTAAGCTGATCTGGGTCCGCGACCACGAGCCGAATGTCTATGACCGCATCCGGCGGGTCATGCTGCCGAAGGACTACATCCGATTCCGTATGACCGGCGAATACGCCATGGAAGTCTCCGACGCCGCAGGCACGCTGCTGTTCGACGTACGAGAGCGGAGATGGTCCGGCGCCATGCTGGACGCCATCGGCCTGCCCGCGGAATTCCTGCCGCCCACCTTCGAATCCATCGACGTCTGTGGCCGCGTAACCGAGGAAGTGGCCGCGGATATGGGACTGAAGCCCGGCACGCCCGTCGTCGGGGGAGGGGCCGACAACACCTGCGGCGCCGTGGGCGCCGGCATCGTCCGCTCCGGCCGGATCCTGGCCAGCCTGGGTACCTCGGGCGTGGTCTTCGCTCACACCGACGACGTCCGCGTGGACCCGGAACTGCGCGTCCACACCTTCTGCCACAGCGTCCCCGACAAGTGGTACCTCATGGGGGTAACGCTCTTCGCGGGCGGCGCCTTCCAGTGGCTGCGCAATACGCTGTGTGAAGTCGAGGTCAGCGCGGCCCGGATGTTGGACACCGACCCTTACGAGTTGCTGACGGCCCAGGCAGCCCGCGCGCCGGCGGGCAGCGAGGGCCTGGTGTTTCTCCCCTACCTCATGGGCGAGCGCACCCCCCACAAGGACGCCAACGCACGGGGCGCGTTCATCGGCATCACGGGACGGCACGGCCGCCCCCACATGATCCGCTCCGTGATGGAAGGCGTGACCTTCGCCCTGCGGGACTCCATGGAAATCATGCGGGAACTCGGGCTGTCCGTCGGACAGGTCCGTTCCACGGGCGGCGGCGCGCGGAGCGATCTCTGGCGGCAGATCCAGGCGGATGTTTACGGGGCGGAAGTCGTCACCGTGAACGCCGAGGAAGGGCCCGCCTTCGGTGCCGCCATCCTGGCCGCGGTCGGCACAGGCGTGTACGACACGGTCGAGGAAGCCGCGGACGACCTGGTCGACGTCGTGTCCCGTACGGAACCGGACCCGGAGACATCGGAACGCTACGAGGAGTGTTACGGGATCTTCAAATCCATGTACCCGTCCCTCAAACCGGGCTTCGACGCCCTGGGCGGCATGGTGAGCAAGCAGACGTAA
- a CDS encoding RNA polymerase sigma factor RpoD/SigA, producing MPKSAQSEVNVSRVGSRNSGDDRSLDTYLKEIRTIPVLNLQEEMALARDARNGVNGAINKLIQANLRFVVVVARQYQNQGLPLSDLINEGNIGLIKAAQRYDEHKGFKFISYAVWWVRQAIMQALAGQSRIFRLPLNRAEELRRINKVVRGLKQELGREPTTHEIAGKLSLDHRDVVDIMRTFSPHLSLDAPFSPGEEGRLLDVIEDTTIESPETPVMEKSLKEEVVWALNTLTDREAAVIRSYFGINREKPMTLDEIGKQFGLTRERVRQIKERAIRRLRHTSRSVRLHAYMS from the coding sequence ATGCCCAAGTCCGCCCAGTCGGAAGTCAACGTTTCCCGGGTTGGATCACGTAATTCCGGTGATGACCGGTCGCTCGATACCTACCTGAAAGAAATCAGGACCATACCGGTATTGAACCTGCAAGAGGAAATGGCGCTGGCGCGCGACGCGCGCAACGGGGTGAACGGTGCCATAAACAAGCTGATCCAGGCCAACCTGCGGTTCGTCGTCGTGGTGGCCAGGCAGTACCAGAACCAGGGCCTGCCGCTGTCCGACCTGATCAACGAGGGCAATATCGGCCTGATCAAGGCCGCCCAGCGCTACGACGAGCACAAGGGTTTCAAGTTCATTTCCTACGCGGTCTGGTGGGTGCGGCAGGCGATCATGCAGGCCCTGGCCGGACAGTCCCGGATCTTCCGCCTTCCGTTGAACCGGGCCGAGGAACTGCGACGGATCAACAAGGTCGTGCGGGGTCTCAAACAGGAACTGGGCCGGGAGCCCACGACCCACGAGATCGCGGGGAAGTTGTCGCTGGACCACCGTGATGTGGTCGACATCATGCGGACCTTCAGCCCCCACCTTTCGCTGGACGCCCCTTTTTCACCGGGCGAGGAAGGGCGCCTGCTCGACGTGATCGAGGACACGACCATCGAGTCGCCGGAAACGCCGGTCATGGAGAAGTCGCTCAAAGAAGAAGTCGTCTGGGCCCTTAATACGCTCACGGACCGCGAAGCCGCCGTAATCCGTTCCTATTTCGGGATCAACCGGGAAAAGCCGATGACCCTGGACGAAATCGGAAAGCAGTTCGGCCTGACGCGGGAAAGGGTGCGCCAGATCAAGGAACGGGCGATCCGGCGATTGCGCCATACGTCCCGAAGTGTACGGCTGCACGCCTACATGAGTTGA
- a CDS encoding peptide ABC transporter substrate-binding protein, with protein sequence GPLPAAEALHFGSLTLFARLTMFDADDILIPGAADHWEPSADGRTWTFHLREGARWSDGRDVTAHDFEYTFKRFLDPDEGNVFAFLFYNIKNARDFNHGKINDPDSVGVRAIDDLTLEIEAEAPCPFLPHIMAYNSAAPVPPWQVRKHGRRWTEPGNMVSNYSYRLDEWITDRYISYDLNPYYNGPYPGYLERIKLKFIITGTHPGITPYENNEVDRQGVFAQFLGEIENSPDLTRDLTSNAHFQTWYLFFRTAVSPFDDVRVRRAVGHAIDRETICRVILQGHGTPAYTMLPPNFPGYTGDLLNDVQRYDPPEAQRLLAEAGYPNGKGLPEIEFWLRQADPTQMGIAQAIQGMLLETLGMRVEIRNQEIGLYMDNMYQYSIPFGLIPYQYDYPDPDNMLSQVWHSQPVGHGRHDWKNDAFDRLLQAGGTTMDEAKRMEYYGQAERILVEDAGGVFIYHTHVLDLRKPWFKGLEPNSWGQDHFWGNRTTMMDIYIGNNVEKRVF encoded by the coding sequence GGGGCCGCTGCCTGCAGCAGAGGCGTTGCACTTCGGATCCCTCACTCTGTTCGCACGACTTACCATGTTCGACGCCGACGATATCCTTATTCCGGGAGCTGCCGACCACTGGGAGCCGTCCGCGGACGGGCGCACCTGGACCTTCCATCTCCGGGAAGGCGCACGCTGGAGCGACGGCCGGGACGTGACCGCCCACGATTTCGAGTACACCTTCAAACGGTTCCTGGACCCGGACGAGGGCAACGTCTTCGCCTTTCTCTTCTATAACATCAAGAACGCGCGGGACTTCAACCACGGCAAGATCAACGATCCCGACTCGGTAGGCGTGCGCGCCATCGACGACCTGACCCTGGAGATCGAGGCCGAGGCCCCCTGCCCCTTTCTCCCCCACATCATGGCCTACAATTCCGCGGCGCCCGTGCCGCCCTGGCAGGTGCGGAAACACGGACGCCGGTGGACCGAGCCGGGCAACATGGTCAGCAACTACAGTTACAGGCTGGATGAGTGGATCACCGACCGGTACATCTCCTACGACCTGAACCCCTATTACAACGGGCCTTACCCGGGCTACCTGGAGAGGATCAAGCTGAAGTTCATCATCACCGGGACCCATCCCGGCATCACGCCCTACGAGAACAACGAGGTCGACCGACAGGGGGTCTTTGCCCAGTTTCTGGGAGAGATCGAGAACAGCCCCGATCTGACTCGGGATCTGACTTCCAACGCCCATTTCCAGACCTGGTACCTCTTCTTCCGGACTGCGGTCTCGCCCTTCGACGACGTGCGGGTCCGCCGGGCCGTAGGCCACGCCATCGACCGCGAGACCATCTGCCGGGTCATCCTGCAGGGCCACGGCACACCTGCCTATACGATGCTGCCGCCCAACTTCCCCGGATACACGGGCGATCTGCTGAATGACGTACAACGTTACGACCCGCCGGAGGCGCAGCGCCTGCTCGCGGAAGCCGGCTATCCCAACGGCAAGGGCCTGCCCGAGATTGAATTCTGGCTTCGACAGGCGGACCCGACCCAGATGGGCATCGCCCAGGCGATCCAGGGCATGCTGCTGGAGACCCTGGGCATGCGCGTCGAGATCCGGAACCAGGAAATCGGACTCTACATGGACAACATGTACCAGTATTCCATTCCCTTCGGTCTGATCCCCTACCAGTACGACTATCCCGATCCGGACAACATGCTGTCCCAGGTCTGGCATTCCCAACCGGTCGGCCACGGCCGCCACGACTGGAAGAACGACGCCTTCGACCGTCTGCTGCAGGCCGGCGGAACGACCATGGACGAGGCGAAGCGCATGGAGTACTACGGGCAGGCGGAACGCATCCTGGTGGAAGACGCGGGGGGCGTTTTCATCTATCACACCCACGTGCTGGACCTGCGCAAGCCCTGGTTCAAAGGCCTCGAGCCCAACTCGTGGGGACAGGATCACTTCTGGGGCAACCGGACCACGATGATGGATATCTATATCGGTAACAACGTCGAGAAACGGGTGTTCTAG